The genomic interval CACTCACTTTTCAGTAATCGCCATTCCACAGCATTTTGGCAACGAACTTTATACTTTTGATGTATGTCCAACGACCGCTTGGGGGTAATTTCCCTTTTCGACATCAAAACTCAACGTATTGAAGTCACCTTCGGCAGCATGGCCGGGTCGAGGCACAATGCAGTCATATGGGCGCGGGCAgatcattataaattataaaaatagttaaataacGCAACCAGGTGCCTATTgcttatttacaaaacaacaatcatATCATTGGTTAACCGTTTGTTTGGTCTACAACTAGCGACTGTTCAGTATAAGGGAAGTTCAATTAGGCGTCACAACGAGTAACTAatcttgaacattttttcttaacgAGGTCACAATtccatgaaacttggtcaaaatgtttGTCTCATAGATATCTTGGTCAAGTTATTTTAAGGAGCTGTTTTCACATGTTCAGCTGTGACCGTTACCTTGGGTCAATATGGTtaacattgatttcattttggTAAAGAGAATTAACCCTTTATGCTACACACGAATTGAAATTAGTCTCACAGACGAAGCTACATGTATAGGAGAAACTATATGTTGAACTTcgattgttttgttatattgattttgaaaacttaACAGTCATACATCTAAAATAATCTTTAttgtaacaaataaataaataaaagtgtgcGGAGAAACGGATAATTATAAtagataaataatataatactgTTCTATCTTAAAGCTATAACGAAATGGCATCAAACTGGGCCTCCTCCAGACAATGTctcagatattttattaagttcACGGACATCTTCCATCAAATTGCAGTATTCACGATGCCTCAGTTCTTTTTGTTTAAAGGCCTTCACAAGGCCAGTGGTGTTTTCAGTTGGCTCTGGACTGTGCACGGTATTATACACAATTGCAGGCATGTCGACATGAATTCTCATTTTCTCACTGGAGCCTGTCGGGGACTTCTTTTTTCCGGGACTATTTCTCTGGCTCCAGCTTTTTTCTGTATTGCGCGAACTCGTTCTACTTGTAGACATTGTACTCTTGCGCGCAATGTTTACATATTGACCACCAGGTTCGGCAGCATTTGCTTCTTGCGTCTTAAAGATAGACTCATCAATCAGTGTCTGGTCAAACGAAGATTCGACTCGATTTCCTGCCACGTACATACGGCAGTTGCAGTTACATGCCGTTGGAGGAACAAAGTTATCTGTGGCAATACGAAACCCGACTGTCTTACCGTTTTTACTCCGCTCAGTTAATGCAGCCTCGTTTTCAAAATGATTACACGGACTACTTACTCCAATTCTAGGCAAATGGACGTGGAGCTCATTTTCACTATCACTCGGCGACGCAGGGGGCCCAGGAacataatatatgcaataataaTCCTTCAGTTTATCCAGGTTCATTTTATCATCGTCACTTAGTGTATCAAGCCTAAAACTCTGAGGCATGAGTTTCAGCTTCTCTGTTTCCCTTGCCTCGTGTCTTAGTTTCAAGAGTTTCTGTTTTTGTCTCTGCATTATGGCAATCCGTTCCTCCGCCACATTTGAATTATTCGCGTCATGCGGCGTCGGGTGACTATGGCGACGAATGGAGCTACTTTCTAGAACTAAATCGCGATTGATATTCCTTCGCTGACGAGGAATGCTGGGTATCGGATGTGACGTCAGACGCTGTAAATTCAGTCTAACATTTTCATCTACCGATCGCTCAGAGGAAGTATCATTGCCATTATAAAGGCCACCACCACGCTTCTCGTGGCGATCGATTCGATCGGTAACTGGCGGAGTATCAATCAGCGACTTTCCCTCAAGTGGCATTATTGTCGGAGGCTCACGTTTCGGACGCATTCTTTGGAATTTCTCAAACGTGGTAATAAGAGTATTGCGCTTTGCAGGGTTATTTTCTTGTTGAGCGGAAAATCGCAGCTTCGCTTTCTTTTCCCGCTGTGGCTGACTGTACACATACTCGCGACCTGAAAAACATTaatgttacataattatatacattaataaGAACATCGAGTTGCTAAACGCGACATGGCTAGCTAGATATGACATCGGTGTTAAAGTTTTGACTGCTGGAGTGAGGTAGCCAGCTGTGTCGTATGAAGCGAGCCGGTACCTGTCGTTTTTGAcatatatgttgatatataatcaAACTATCTAAACAAGGCGGAACAAGTGGTGGAAATTTtcaacctggattaagtggccacctgtcttaagcagccactttgaccttttcccgaaggtggccacttaatacaggtttgacatatttatatacatatattttatgaaacaaaatatgactgaatgaagtttaaactgataaatgacgcattttatcatttgaagAATGATAACATATGTAAGCAGGTGGGATAACTCTGTTATTCCAGGAAACATTGAtttgtaaaaaacattcaatcatCCGTCAACATCGTAAAAACTAATATCCGCGAATCTCACGAAATAAACTCGGTCATTTTCGGACTGTCCTCAATCATTCGATCTTAGTATGCCATGAGTTAAAAATTACCTAAAGTTACCTTAAAGTATCAATTCAGATCGTTTAAAGTTCCTGAAACTTACCATATGATCTCATTTTCAGTCTGTCGAGGGCGTTGGCCAAGTTGCTTTGCTCTTGTTGTATCAATTCCTCGCGAAGCTTGGACAAGCGTTTCAGGTACTCTGCGTGGTGCTGGAAAGCCTCCTTTTCATTTTCCACCCAAGGCAATGAACGCGCACTCCTCGCGCCTACTCCGGCGCGCTCCATCaacctgaaaatataaacaatattttttttctctatttatttatatttgaattaacttTTGCCAAATAATGTTGGAAACAATGTTTTTCTAAAGAGTTTCCAAATCATACTCAAATGACCAATATGAATATCAGGATTGGTCTTAACTGGATCTAagaatgatgtagctaatcggatcgCGTGATATAAAAAAACCCGGGTCTATACCGCGAATTAAGGTAATCATGTATTGGGATACTATAGGTTGCAGATTGTATACCACTCCTGCACATGACGTCATGGAATGGCAAATTACTTAATCTGATGTATCTATACAAATCCATTTTAAGTCAGTTGATAATTAGGAATCATTCAATTCCAATGCAACGATGCTAAATAAACAATAGGATTATCACGGAGATAAACTACTGAGTATATTCACTCCCCCACATTGCTATAAAGAACCAGTTATTAACTGTTATCAGCTGAAAATAATCCACTGTTATAATCAAGCTAAAATACCATTCGGGgctcttcggccatttttatcgaaaacaacctggGATGTATCAcagtatgccggtacatcagaagAAGAAGTCCGtacatatttgaattatatcattaattaaatgtagtgttttagcttgtatttattgatctaagtttgaattgattgccagtgaaaagtattattgcaaacataattaagattcccaaaagAAAAGTAATATGGTTTAAATgctaaaattactacgcgatcttaTTGCTGCGGACTTATACATACCgatttttgagtatgtaaaccgtccatatacatccgaggttgttttcgataaaaatggccgaggagttaaAAATGGCTAAACTATTTGatcatgtttttgatatttttttaaatataaaaacaaacaatgcccTTGAAATGCATTTTCCAGTCATGGTAAATAAGGCAACAAGTAAACAATTACAGAGAAAACAATCCACATGTCTATCGATATACAGCCATCACCGACTCCCGCAACACATGAGACAGTTCCGATTACCATAATAcgtatattaaaataacaaagtaaCAAAATcgtcaataaaatcaatgacgAAACAAATGAAAACGTTATGGTTTATGGTTGAATCAGCGGTTTTAACCTTTATCTGCGGAAACTGTCAGTAAATGCCTTTGTTATATCGGAATAACATGAATAAGCTACAAAGACAGCCATCGATTCTTGGTAAAATAATCCAGCAGTTAATTCTAAGCAAACATTCCTAAACTGCGGTGGGGGTCTTCGGGTGAACCCGTCTGTGAACCGAAAACTCCAATGGTTTCAAATATTATACCAGTCCGGTAGTTACTTGTGTTTGTACAACAGacaagacagacagacggacggacggacggtcaGGCAAGCTTGCTCGGGCGGGCTGGAAGGCGGGCAGGCAGGCAGGCTGGAAGGCGGGCGGGCCGGCGGGCCGGCGGGCAGGcgggcaggcaggcaggcatgCACTCTCGCACATACACAGAGAATTACAGacatacacacagacagacggacagacgcaCCGACAGACATAGAGACACAGAGAAATACACAGACAGACTCACACAAAGACAGACGAGTGAAATAAGGAGAGAAATACACAGGACAAGAACAACTAGTGAAATATACCAACGTTTACGGCGTTATAACCATGTACAAGAACATACAAATATGCCGAACAACAATTTACAAGTTTTAGTTGTACATAATTATGCAATAGGTGGAGCACCTACCGTGCAAGAATCAGTGTGCACAAtacaaagtgttttttttcaatatacacatgctatttattgcacggtgaccttgacaacgtgatacaaaacagttactGCACGCTACACTAGAAGCGAAAAGTAGTTAGTATTCAATTACTGGAATAGTTGTAAAAGTAGCTTTTACACGAACGTTTTGCAAAAACTcggagtttttttttaattctcatATCAGATCGCTTAACAATGTAGGGTGCGAATAAATAAGAacgatattttaatatacattggTAAGCTTGACAGTATCATGGTCCGACACAGTAACttcacattcggaactcctcggccattttttcaaaaacaacctcggatgtatgccggtacatctgttgaagtagtccgtatttttttgaataaaagcattaattaaatgtagtgtttaagagttgtattcattgctctcagtttaaattgattgccagtgaagtgtattattgcaaacataattacgattcccaagagttaagtcataaattttaactactaaataagattactacgcgatctatttgcagcggacttaaacgtaccactctttaagtatgtaaaccgtccatatacatccgaggttgtttttgaaaaaaatggccgaggagttccgaatgagtaACTTCACCGAACACTCGAcgtgattgaaattaaacataactcGCGCTTCGTActcgttgtttatattttcaatgactCGGGTATTGAGTGCAGCAGCTATTATTAATATTGGCACTGTACATGCATTGTATGTGCATTCTGGTTAAACcaatataataaattgataaactGCATAATATTTGTCATAACAGGGCGTATCGCATGCattgtatatttgatttttatggcTTTTGACGTTGAACCTGCAA from Mya arenaria isolate MELC-2E11 chromosome 7, ASM2691426v1 carries:
- the LOC128241920 gene encoding uncharacterized protein LOC128241920 isoform X3; this encodes MEGDIFIKTLVVNMQRSFTIHGDTGEFRLEFPKPRLMERAGVGARSARSLPWVENEKEAFQHHAEYLKRLSKLREELIQQEQSNLANALDRLKMRSYGREYVYSQPQREKKAKLRFSAQQENNPAKRNTLITTFEKFQRMRPKREPPTIMPLEGKSLIDTPPVTDRIDRHEKRGGGLYNGNDTSSERSVDENVRLNLQRLTSHPIPSIPRQRRNINRDLVLESSSIRRHSHPTPHDANNSNVAEERIAIMQRQKQKLLKLRHEARETEKLKLMPQSFRLDTLSDDDKMNLDKLKDYYCIYYVPGPPASPSDSENELHVHLPRIGVSSPCNHFENEAALTERSKNGKTVGFRIATDNFVPPTACNCNCRMYVAGNRVESSFDQTLIDESIFKTQEANAAEPGGQYVNIARKSTMSTSRTSSRNTEKSWSQRNSPGKKKSPTGSSEKMRIHVDMPAIVYNTVHSPEPTENTTGLVKAFKQKELRHREYCNLMEDVRELNKISETLSGGGPV
- the LOC128241920 gene encoding uncharacterized protein LOC128241920 isoform X1; the protein is MEITQLKAPLIRYNTEPVPTIVLSDVNKEQTPYSDGENSDFDDGESLTLRKNGSCDRKLLLPEDENTLPEVTYGLAPREAWMFRLMERAGVGARSARSLPWVENEKEAFQHHAEYLKRLSKLREELIQQEQSNLANALDRLKMRSYGREYVYSQPQREKKAKLRFSAQQENNPAKRNTLITTFEKFQRMRPKREPPTIMPLEGKSLIDTPPVTDRIDRHEKRGGGLYNGNDTSSERSVDENVRLNLQRLTSHPIPSIPRQRRNINRDLVLESSSIRRHSHPTPHDANNSNVAEERIAIMQRQKQKLLKLRHEARETEKLKLMPQSFRLDTLSDDDKMNLDKLKDYYCIYYVPGPPASPSDSENELHVHLPRIGVSSPCNHFENEAALTERSKNGKTVGFRIATDNFVPPTACNCNCRMYVAGNRVESSFDQTLIDESIFKTQEANAAEPGGQYVNIARKSTMSTSRTSSRNTEKSWSQRNSPGKKKSPTGSSEKMRIHVDMPAIVYNTVHSPEPTENTTGLVKAFKQKELRHREYCNLMEDVRELNKISETLSGGGPV
- the LOC128241920 gene encoding uncharacterized protein LOC128241920 isoform X4, which encodes MERAGVGARSARSLPWVENEKEAFQHHAEYLKRLSKLREELIQQEQSNLANALDRLKMRSYGREYVYSQPQREKKAKLRFSAQQENNPAKRNTLITTFEKFQRMRPKREPPTIMPLEGKSLIDTPPVTDRIDRHEKRGGGLYNGNDTSSERSVDENVRLNLQRLTSHPIPSIPRQRRNINRDLVLESSSIRRHSHPTPHDANNSNVAEERIAIMQRQKQKLLKLRHEARETEKLKLMPQSFRLDTLSDDDKMNLDKLKDYYCIYYVPGPPASPSDSENELHVHLPRIGVSSPCNHFENEAALTERSKNGKTVGFRIATDNFVPPTACNCNCRMYVAGNRVESSFDQTLIDESIFKTQEANAAEPGGQYVNIARKSTMSTSRTSSRNTEKSWSQRNSPGKKKSPTGSSEKMRIHVDMPAIVYNTVHSPEPTENTTGLVKAFKQKELRHREYCNLMEDVRELNKISETLSGGGPV
- the LOC128241920 gene encoding uncharacterized protein LOC128241920 isoform X2 — encoded protein: MEALQRNIGSPRMRLKPLPLFNKQEVENYVSMKREDMFSYNLRELVLPPIKGAKAFDTARDERLMERAGVGARSARSLPWVENEKEAFQHHAEYLKRLSKLREELIQQEQSNLANALDRLKMRSYGREYVYSQPQREKKAKLRFSAQQENNPAKRNTLITTFEKFQRMRPKREPPTIMPLEGKSLIDTPPVTDRIDRHEKRGGGLYNGNDTSSERSVDENVRLNLQRLTSHPIPSIPRQRRNINRDLVLESSSIRRHSHPTPHDANNSNVAEERIAIMQRQKQKLLKLRHEARETEKLKLMPQSFRLDTLSDDDKMNLDKLKDYYCIYYVPGPPASPSDSENELHVHLPRIGVSSPCNHFENEAALTERSKNGKTVGFRIATDNFVPPTACNCNCRMYVAGNRVESSFDQTLIDESIFKTQEANAAEPGGQYVNIARKSTMSTSRTSSRNTEKSWSQRNSPGKKKSPTGSSEKMRIHVDMPAIVYNTVHSPEPTENTTGLVKAFKQKELRHREYCNLMEDVRELNKISETLSGGGPV